The sequence AAAGCATTAATAGAAGTTTCGACTCAGTACATAAAAAATATATATAAATCATTTATCATAAGAATGCTAATATATTGCACATTTACATGGGTATGCATAAATGCTGCAGATGAATTAATAAATGCTTTAACTATTCCGTTAAAAATCGAACTAGTTGCTGCTTTCTTGGACTTTATTTTGGAGGATGTTACGAAAGATAAAAATGCAAAAGTTAGAAGAGTGCTAGATTGAAATAAAGTTCGGTCTCGAAGAAGGAAAAGATTTTCAAATGGAAGACGCTAAATTCATTAACATTCATTTAAATGAAAATCAATTAAATGCTGTTACAACCATGTTTTCGCCTCATTGGCATGTGGTTAACAAGGAGAAAACCGACGCTGGTCTTTACAAGTTTGATATCATACACACAACCGAAATCGAAAATTAAATTCTTTATGAAAAATTAACACGAGACTTCAGAAAAAAACTGAGGTCTCTTTTTTATATATTAGACAAATTTTTGGTAAAAAACTAATTCTACAATAGGATGCTAAAATGGATAAAATTATGCAAGCCTATTTTTTTCTTTTAAATCCTTATAAAACAATAAATTTTCACTTCAATTATTAATGGTGTATAATGTGAAAAATAGCAATTATCAATTAATTGGTTTTTTGGAGGTATATTGATGGATATCTTGGTTTCCGTTCATGATAATGTAAAAAATTGGATGAAGGAAAAAGGGGAAATCTTAACGATTTCAAAAATTAATATAAACGCTTGCTGTATGAGATATGCAGACGCACAGATTAGCTACAAAGCACCTGAGAAAGAAAACTATTATCATATCCAACAAGATGATCTATCTATATATATTGAAAAAGGACTGCAATTTAAAGATAATCGACTTACTCTGTCTTTGATGGGGATTGGTCCATTTAAATCTATCATTCTGGATGGTTTAAAAAGATATTAATAATATATTTTTAACGAGCCAAAAGCTCGTTTTTTTTGGTTTCAGATCTAAATGGAACTTTTTTAATGTGTATACGTCTAAGAAGGTAAGGCGGTGGTCAAAGTGAAAACTAAGAAGCTATTAATTATTTTAACTTGGATCGTATTTTTCATCTCGGGCTGCTCTAATAAAGAAGAACCACCTGAAGCGATTGTGAAAATAAATAATGTAACAGTGGAGACCGAAAAAGGTTCCTATCAGTGGTTAGCAGAAGGGATATTCACTAAAAAGTTGATTCATGCTGATGCGGCACCGCCTCTTGACATAGCTAAAAATATGAATTCCAAAATAGTTAAGGAAAGTTTGGTTGCGAATATAGAATTTAATGACGGTTCACAACCACAATGGGAGGCTTATCTGTGGGGAGAAGGAGAAATAGAAAAGATATTATCCTCTTACGACAAGGAACTAACTTTACCAACAGAAACTGGAAGACATGTCATTGAGATTAGAGCTAATTGGGCTAATGGAAATGCATCATACGTATTTGTAGTCGAGGTTCCAGAGCCATGACTAAAAATAAAGACAATGACTCACATAGAGAATTGAGTTTAACGAGAAAGATAATAGTCATATTCCACTGACACTTCTTATCAGCTTTATGCTTGAAATAACCAAACCTGTACAACCAGAAAACACAGCTTAATTTGTTATTCTTTTGGATTGATTTATAATTATTGCAAGGAGTGATTGCTATGTCAAAGGTAAAACTATCAATAGAATCACAAAAAATAAGGGAACGTGTAGCTCTAAAGCTAAGTCATAGTTCAATAAGCCAAGAAAGAAAATTGACAGCGACTGGACATATTGTTAAACCGGTTCATGTTACAAAAAATGATCCACTTGTAAAAAGAATGATAGGAACCCGTTAGAGGAGACGGGTTTTATTATTTTGTAAATTTTTTGAATGCTTTTTAGCAATGTCTTGCATAATTTTTGATGATCCAACTAAATCAGAAGGTTGATTTATAGATAAATCCAGTAAATCAAGATCACTTATCCGTTTGAATTTTTCTCCATTTAAGTATTTTTTGTACAATTCTAACATCCCCAAAACAGATTCCCACCTTTAATTCATTTGTATATTTTAGAATGTCTCTCTTCTTAAACTATATACAAATATATGAGTTGGAACCCCAATTAAAAACATTCAACAAAAGATTAAATCGCAAATATATTTGTACGCTCGAAATTGTGGATAGATGTTCTATATATAAGTTTCTCTTATATTGATACAAAAGGTATTTATAATACTTATTCGTGCTTTTTTGTAATACGATAGGGAAAAGGGAGGGAGAGATTTTGTTAGAGATTAGGGAAATTCAAGCAGAAGATACATATGGAATTCGGCATCAGGTTTTAAGGCCGAATCAGACGATTGAGGACTGTAAATATGATGGGGATTTTGATCTGGATACTTTTCATGTAGGTGCCTTTTTGGATGAAGAGTTAGTAAGTATTGCTTCTTTCTACAGAGAGAGCTCCCCTGGTTTTCCTGAAGTATTACAGTATCGGTTAAGAGGGATGGCGACGCTTGAGCATGTGAGAAATCAAAAAGCAGGGAGTTCCATACTCCATTTTGCCGAGAGAATCCTCGAAAAAAGGGAAGCCAGTTTGTGGTGGTGTAATGCAAGAGTTTCAGTTAGTGATTATTATAAAAAACTAGGTTTGCATGAATATGGGGAAGTATTTGAGATTGAACCTATTGGCCCACATAAGCTGATGTATAAAAAACTTTACAGGTTATAGAAAAATAGAAACAAGGGGGAGAAAACACGGATGAACATTTTTTCTAAATGGGAAGCAGTTGATAACTATTTTGTTGAAAAATTAATTCCGCACGATGATGTGTTAGATTCGGTTTTACGTGCAAATGCCGAAGCAGGATTGCCAGCAATCGATGTCTCACCGACTCAAGGAAAACTCCTTCATTTACTTGCCAAAATTCAAGGTGCCAAGACAATCCTTGAAATAGGAACATTAGGCGGATACAGTACGATTTGGCTGGCGCGGGCACTTCCTGGAGACGGCCGTTTAATTACGCTTGAATATGAACCAAAACACGCAAAAGTAGCACAGACCAATCTTGAAAAAGCCGGAATGGCGCACAAAGTTCAAATTCTTGTAGGTCCAGCTCTTGATTCATTGCCGCGGCTGAGCTCAATGGGATTTGATACCTTTGACCTCATCTTTATCGATGCGGACAAACCCAATAATCCGAACTATCTCAAATGGTCCCTTGAGCTTTCAAGAGCGGGAACACTGATTATTGGTGATAACGTTGTTCGGGATGGAGAAGTCGTGAACGAGAGTAGTCAGAACGCAAGTGTCCTAGGTACCCGACAATTCTTTGATCTTCTCGCAAATGAACCTCGGATTCAGGCTACAGCGATTCAAACGGTGGGAAGTAAAGGGTATGATGGGTTTGCCTTAGGAGTTGTAGTTAAAAAGTAGCAGGCCACACATAGGAAAGATACTGTTTAAGAAGTTGCGGGACTAAATCCTGCAACTTCTTTTTTTTCAGCCCAAAAAAGTTATTTATCCTAAAAGTCTTATTTCAAAAAAAGGCGAATAAAATGGAAAGGGCAATTGAACAACTACTTTTCTAAAGGGGTATGGAGATGAAAATTTTACGGTTAGGTCATGCGATGTATTGCTTTACCAGTAATTCTGGCACAAAGGTTTTAGTGGATCCTTTTTTTGATATGAACCCAGGGTGTCCTTCCGAGTATCAAACAGAGGAGTTCATGAAATCGATCCAGCTAGTGGCACTCACACATGGTCATTTTGATCATACAAGTGGTCTTGATAAACTAGTGGCAGTCAATCCTGAGGTTCTTATCATAGCACAATACGAGCTTGCTTTGATCCTTCTTGCAAAAGGAATGAAGAATGTCATTCCATTAAATGTCGGGGGCCAATTTGAGTTTGAAGATCTAGAATTAACAATGGTAACAGCCCGTCATACGAGTTCTTACGGAGAAACGGCTGGCACGCCTATTTATGCTGGCGAATCCAGCGGATATATTTTGGATTGGAAGAATGATCATACGGTTTATCATTCAGGCGATACAGCAATGATGAGTGATATGAAATTAATCCAAGACGTCTATCAGCCTACGATTGCCGTATTAGCAGCAAGCGGTCACTTTACGATGAATCCAAAAGAAGCAGCTTATGCAGTAAAGAATCTTCTAGATGTAGACATAGTAATTCCTTCACACACCTTTCCATCTGAGAAAACAGCTTCTTCCAAAGAAACTTTACAAGGGTTATTGAATGCCTTTCCGGTTGTTGAATTTATGATTGATCGGGATAAAGAATTACAAAGGCTATTAAAGGACTATGACAGGACTAGGGTTGATATATTAGGGTACGGAGAAGAAAAATTCTATTAATTTAATTGTTTAGCCGAGGAGGAATGTATAATTCTTCTTGGCTTTTTTTATTAGAAAAATAATATATTCTATACTTTACAAACAAATTTTATCCTTATTAATATGGAAATATATGATAAATCGATCCCAAGAAGAAGGAGATAATCCATATGAAACCTTTTATCTTCACGCAATTACAGTTTGTTCGAACCCAAACTTTAAAGGAGCTGGCTGGCGTTGATGAACAGCTTTCAGAAATCATTCCTGCTTCCTCCAATAATAATATTAAGTGGAATGCAGGACACATATGTTTTATTCAAGAGAAGTTAGCTTTCTTTCATTCAGGAGAAACTATGCAAATACCAGAAAATTTTAAGGTTCTTTTCAGTCCAGGTACTAAGCCAAATCGTGAATTAGATTATCCTGCTTTGAAAGAAATCATTGATCTTCTTGAAAACCAATTGGTACGAATCGAACAAACCTTTCAACACCGCTTAAACGAGAACGTTTCTGATCCTTACACCACTTCAAAAGGATTATATTTATCCAGAGTAGAAGAGTTTTTAAGTTTTTGTTTGTACCATGAAGGGATGCATTTAGAAAAAATAAAAATGATCATAAAATTGATTTAATGTTGAAGAAGGAAGGAATTGACAAGCAGAACTCGCATGCCTCTGATCACCCTCTGGAAAAAATAAATGGAGGAAACACTCAAGTTTGGGATATTACAGATGAAGCTGTTCATACTTTAATAATCACATAAACGAAGCAGGACGGCACATAACCGGAGCGGAACTGCACATAACCTGAGCGGAATGGCACATAACCGGAGCGGAGTGGCACATAACCCGAGTGGAATGGCACATAACCGGAGCGGAGTGGCACATAACCCGAGCGGGACGGCACATAAACGGTGTGGGACGGCACATAACCCGAGCGGAATGGCACATTACCTGAGCGGGACGGCACATAACCCGAGCGGAATTGCACATAGCCGGTGCGGGACGGCGGCGACCTCCATATAAAAAATATATTGGTCAATGACGAGGCAATCGTTTGCGGTGTTATTGATTGGGGCGATATGAACATTGGGCACCCCGCTTGTGACATATCGATACTTACAGCTTTCTGCCCCCTCAAGCGCGGCAATCATTTTTTGATAGTATGGAGCAGTCGATGAAGAGACGAAATCATTAGCTCAGTTAATCTCTGTTTTTATCTTAATACTTATCTTAATGCAAGCCATTGATGAAAAAGTTCAAGCGATCGTACAGGAAGCGAAGATTGCCATAAAACGAGCTTTGACAGTCTGAAACTAGCCTATTTGCCAATAGAGATAGTGACCCGTGGTCTGCCTGATTTATACCATTGATAACAAAAAATCGAAATTAAAATAATATCGACTGCATCTCCGCCATAGTACATCAACATTCCGCCAGCTTCTGCCTGCAATGGTTCTACACCAGTTGGCGGATGTCCATAAATATATTTTGCTAAAATTCCATGTGCTGCAAAAGCCATAATAGAAATAGCCGCACGGAAGACGAAGCTATACCTATGAGGGACTGGTTCTACATAGATCATCGAAATTGTAAAAAGGTAGCCAGCAACAAACACATGAATATGGACCAATATATGAAGGAATATATGATGATGCATCGCACTAAATAAGTCGGTTGTGTAGAGAATCCATAGTCCGCCCATATTCAAAATGGAAGCAACAATTGGGTGGCAATACATTTGAGCAGGCCAGCTTTTTAAAAAACGAGAAAGTTCTCTGGCAGAACAAACGGGAAGTGTCCTATAAATCAGGGTAATCGGTTTTGAAAGGGCAAGCAAAAGCGGGGCAAGCATTCCGAGAAGCAAATGAACGGTCATGTGATGAATAAAATTCGAATGAGCCCTGTCTGCTACCGGACCAATAATAGTGATCATAACGATAAAAATACCTAAAAACCAAAATACAATTCGGTATTTTGGCCATTTCCGATAATGAGCATTAGATTTAATTACTGCTAAACTATAAACTGCGAGAACAATTAAAAACGGTGCAGTTAAAAATAGATCTTGTGCCGTAAACAAGTGACTATGTTCCACGTATCATTTTCCTTCCGTCAACCTGTGCCTCATTTCGAGTCCGAATTAGCAGAAAAACCCCATATACAATCATCGCCGCTGCAGTAATATTCCAAATCAGATCGTAAGGAAGAATGTCTACATTATAACGGATTTGATGAATCTGCATGAGTTTATGCTGAATCGTTCCGTCATATAATTGGAAACTGCCTCCCCCTAGTAAAACGCCACCAAACCACCTTTTGAGCCAAAATGCATGTCGGTGGTGCAAATCTACCATCATAAAAGAAGCGCCAATTGTCGAAAACCAGCTAAACGAATGGAACAAACCATCAGAAACTAGCCCTATGTCGGTCGTAGACTTATCATAAAAATGATGCCAATGCAGCAATTGGTGAAAAACTGCCTCATCAATAAAAGCCACAAAACCAAATCCAAATAGGATCCCTGCCCATACATTTCGTCCTAAATAAGATGTACGGTTAGGATTTTTAAGATCACTTTTTTGTACCTCCATACTAATTTCTCCACCTTTCAAAACCCATTTTTGCCAAATGGAAGCCGTTATAATCAAACCACAAATTCCGCAATAGTTGGAATATTTTGAATCCTACACCGAAGGAGCTGCTGGAAGCATAGGCAGTAAAAATGGCTTTAGAATTTTGACCAAATTATTATTTGTTTTTCAGGCTTAAAGGCGGTAAATTATCTTAAAGCAGAGGTTTCCTTTCAAGGCGTTCAACCAGTTGCTCTAGTGGAACCAACGATCGATGCAATTAAAGCAGGCCGAGATGAATATATAGAAAAAGCAATTGAAATAATTGGGTAAGTTAATAAGTATAACCATATTATTACCGAAATATGGTAATATAAGAGTATTAAGAAAATATTTGAGGTTAATAATGTGGAATTCATAACAGAAAAGGTAATCTTAATAGCCTTATTTATATTTATTATCCATAGTATTGAAACATTAGCGTATGCCGTACGATTATCGGGTGCTAGGGTTAGAATGATTGCATCAGCATTATCTCTGTTTAATCTAATGGTCATTGTTTCGAGACTGTCTAATATGATGCAGCAGCCCTTTACAGGTAGTTTGATAGATACTGCACCTAAAGAAAATGCTATGAGCTTTGTAGAAAGTCAGTTTAGAGTACTTATAGGATCTTCTACATTAGGAACTTTATTAGGCATCCTGTTGCTGCCAACCTTTGTAGCCCTTTTTTCAAGAGCCATTATCCATTTGTCAGAAGCGAAAGGTTCTATTCCTGCTGTCATCAAATTGGGTTTAAACTTGGATTTCATAGTTCGGGGTTTAAACCATATCCATCTGCCAAGGTTATCTTACTTAAAGGATGTACGTTTCATAGACTTTCCATTTAAATTATTTATCATAAATATGTTTATTACTGCTATTTATACTACCGGAGTTTTATCTGCCCTGTATGCAGCATTACTTGCCCCGGAAAGATCATCTACAGCGATAATGGCATCTGGTCTAATAAACGGAATAGCCACTATTTTGCTAGTTATCTTTGTTGATCCCAAAATTTCTGTCATTGCCGATAATGTCGTAAATAATAGAGGTGGCTATCAAAATTTAAAGGGAGTTTCGTTAATGATGGTTTCATCTAGACTTTTAGGGACATGTCTCGCACAACTCTTATTTATACCAGGTGCCATATATGTTGCCTGGTTTACAAAATTTATAGCGTAGTTTTTATAAAAATAAAAACCCTGGGATATCCCAAGGCTTATACGGGATCATTATCAGTTTCAGTATAGGATTCAATCGCTTGGTCTAGGGCATTATAGGCTTCACCAAAAGCTGCAGAAGAAGAGATGTCTCCGGCATTTTCCAGCTGTACAGTTGCATTTCTGGCATTAGTTAATGAACGGATTAAATCGTCAATCATGGTGCCTTTGTCGCCATACTGTTCCTTGGCAGCTTGAATTCTTTGGATGCTGCTGTCTAAGTCTACAGAATCTGAATTATCGTATGCTTTTTCTAATTCTTGCTTTACTTGCTGTAAAAGTTCCTTCATGATATCCCTCATTTCTTCTTATGTTTCCACTGGCTAGTTTTTACAACGATGTATTTTCTATGCAACTATTTTTCGAAAGGTGTTCTTTATATATGAAGCTAAATCGTGGCAATCAGTACATAACCTAAGGAACAGGTATAAATAAAAAAAATTTACGGAGAACAACTGTTTTTATTACTTGAAACAAGAAAAAAAAGAAGTCGTATAGAGAACGTATGAAAAAGTTGCCAATTTTAGAAACTAAGTATAAGTGCAACATTACTAGGACCCTTTCGTCTCTATCAGTTTTTAGTATTTTGTCACTTTATCCATGGAAGCCAACAAGAAGACTCCCTTAAGTAGAAGTTACATTTCTACTTAAGGGAGTCTTCTTACTTCCCCCTTACTTCCTTCCATCTTCGGTGTGGCTTGTTATTGCATGCATTCCGCCTTGAAAAGGTATATTGTTTTGAGGCAGTGTACCGAGACGTATCTCTTCTTCCAACAAAGCTGCTGCGTTGTCTTCGGGTTTATATCCGATCAGATCCTCCAGATAGCCGATATCGTAGTAGTTGGATGTGTTCGCCGAGGTTCCATACAGGCTGAGAAAATCGATAGACGGATCAGCTTCGATGCAGCAAACTGTCAGCTGGACCATATCCCGGGAGGAAATCCAGATGTGGGACGCTCGCTCAGAAAGTGGGCGGTCAGCTCCAGAAAAGTTGCCTATCCGGATATTAATCGAGGAGATGCCGTATTTATCGGCGTAATACCGTCCGAGCAGCTCAATATAGCATTTACTAAGCCCGTAAAAGCTGTCCGGCCGATAAGGGTCTTCAGGCTTGACCTGCTCCCCGACTCTATAAAATCCGGTGACATGGTTGGAGCTGGCAAAGATGATACGTTTCACCCCGTTCTTGCGTGCCGCTTCGTATAAATGATACGCACCGGTCACGTTAAGGGGCAGTACTTTTCCGAGAAAGTCCTCTTTGTCTTTCGCCCACGCAAAATGCAGTACCGTATGCACCCCGATGGTCAATGCTTCAAGCCTGGCCGCGTCCGTTACGTCGAGCTGCACTACATTGTGATCCCGGTCAGGCTCGATGTCGGCGGCCAAGATGTCGTAAGTCCCGCTATTTTTCAGCGCCTTGTGCAGCCGGCGGCCAATTTTGCCATTCGCTCCGGTGAGAAATATTTTCTTTTTCTTTTGCGTATAGTAATCGATCACATCGTCTAACCTCCGTTTATATACTGTATTAAGCCGTATTACCTTACACTAAACTGAAATACTCTCATAGAGGATGTACCATAAGCTATTCTTCCTATATTTATAAATGCAAAATAAAACAATCTGAGTGGACAACCTCATCAAAAATTTATATAAATTTTAAAAAAATGCTGAAGGTTGTGTCCATATAGACACCTTAAGATTTATTTTTTTCCATCGCAGCGGAATAAAGATTTTCCAAGCGTACCGCTACATGTTCAAACCCAAAATTGGATTCAACGAATTTCCTGCCAACTTTAGCTATTCTTTTAGCTTCTCGTTCATTGGATAATAAGAAGGATATTGCATCTGCAAAAGATTTTGGATTCGCATAATCTTCGATAAGGATTCCGTTTTTAAGATGTTCAAGAATCTCCGCGTTTCCGCCACGATTGGTTGTTATAACAGGTAAACCAGCGCCCATGGCCTCATAATGGACTCTCGCTAAGGGCTCTTGCCATTGAGAACTGCATACAAATATATCACCAATTAAGTAATGCGAAGGAATGTCACTCGGCGGAACAAACCCTGTGAAGATTACTTTGTTCTCTCCTAGTGATTCGGCAAGCTGACGAAGGCTTAATCCGTATTCGTCAATGATATCATTGCCAAACCATTTGCTCCCTACTATAACCATTACCGAATCATCGTATTTTTTGATTACTTGTTTCATTGCATGAATAAGAATATCTGGACCCTTTGTCTCACTTAAGCGTCCGACGAATAAAATTACTTTTTTGTCTTCAACACCATATTTTTGTCGCAGTTTATTCCTAGTTTCCTGAGCTTCCTTATCCCATATAGGTTTATATCGATTTAAATCAATTCCTGAATAAACTGTTTCAACCTTGATTTTGGCTAACGGAAACCTGGCAATGATCGTTTCTCCGATATACTCGCTTATCGTCATGATCTTATCGACTGAGTTAATGGCCAATTTCCCCAATTCGGAGGAAATTTCCCCCTCCCGGAACATTTCGTTATGAACGCTAATAATGAACCGGCTCTCTGGCATAGCCGCCTTGTAAATTGGAAGATTGCGTGGGCGATTATATACATGGATAACATCGTAATACTCTTTGTTTTTAGCTTTCTCTGACAGCTTAATCCCGACATTGTATTCGTAATTCTCACGCGGAACACGAATGTACTCGACCCCATTCACCACTTCATTATCAGGAAGGTCCGGGTCTGTTATACAATAGATAGTTAGTTCATGCTTTTTACTTAAATGAGGGGTTACCCCATCAACTAATACTTCAACAGCTCCTCCTCTTAGGGGGGGAACGGTCAGCTTGTCCGTACCGATCATTGCGATCTTTATAGGAAACAACTCCTTTCAAATGAGATTTGGTCAGGCAATATGAAAGCTTAAGACTTATTGCTAAAATATGTTTAAGGTATTATTAAGTAACGGCGAATCTACTAATAATTGTCCGAATAAATGTGGATTAGAATCTGCAAAGCTGTCTAGAGCGAGTCGGCTATTTGGCAAGGGCCAGGGTGGTTTTTGCCCGAGTATTCTTTAACTTTTTGCCACGTAATCTGTTGTATTGCATACATATAGAGATTTCCATAAACAAATTTGCAAGAGTTGTATTCAAGTAAAAAAGCCGTGATAGAGGTGAAAAAATGAATCCTAATAGCGGATATGGGCTTTATGACAGAAGCCATTAAAGAATTAACTAACTTTGGAATACAACGGCTTCAATTAATGAGAATTGAAATTAGATGTGAGTCTACTAATCTTAAAAGCAGGGCAATCCCAGAAAAATTAGGGTTTCATTTAGAAGGTATTCTTAGAAATGAAGATTTATCGGCAGATGGTAAAGAGTTAACGGATACTTGTATTTATTCCATAATTGCTGAGAATTGAAGATGAATGAAGGGAGACAACCAATGGACAAACCTATTCACCATTTAGCTAGGGGCATTTTTATCAAAAACAATCATATTTTACTAGCACAGGCTATTGGTCACAAAAATACATTTTTGCCTGGCGGACATATTGAACTTGGCGAAAGTGCCAAAGATGCATTAATAAGAGAAATTGAAGAAGAATTGGGCATTCGATGTGAAGTTAAAAAATTTCTAGGATTAGTTGAGCATAAATGGGAGATGAATGGGATTGTCCATTTTGAAATAAATCAAGTATTTTTAGTTGATTCATCCGAGTTGACTTTGGATTTGAATCCGGTGTCAAAAGAGTCTCATATTGAATTCTTCTGGTCTGATATTCATAGTGAAAAATTTAAGGTATTACAGCCCTATCCAATTAGGAATTTGCTGAAAAAATATTTAAAAGGTGATCGTACAATCTGGTGGGAAAGTACATTAAATGACAAAAGTGATGATGAGAATATAAGCGAATATTAAATTTCGCTAGCCTTTCTAAACAAGCCGAATGCTAAAGGACATCGGTTCCGTTATCTGTGAAAAAATCGAGGAATTTCAAATTTTACGGACACTGGTTCCTTTATTTGGCCATAAAAGGCAAATATTTGAGGAAATCAAGGCAAATAACGGAACGTATGTCCTATAATTCTCCAAAACAGGTATTTTTATAAAAATAAGGGATTATGTGTCCGTTAAGAAAATCATGAGGACAAATCCAATTAGTCCGCGTGTCGGTATTGCCACATTCAGCCTTAGAAATTTTAATCTAATAAAGAACTTGAAGGATGTGTAGAAGTGGAAGTCAAAACTGTATCATTTATTGGATTAGGAGCACTAGGAATCTTATTTGCACACCATTTAACCAAAA is a genomic window of Bacillus oleivorans containing:
- a CDS encoding NAD-dependent epimerase/dehydratase family protein, which produces MIDYYTQKKKKIFLTGANGKIGRRLHKALKNSGTYDILAADIEPDRDHNVVQLDVTDAARLEALTIGVHTVLHFAWAKDKEDFLGKVLPLNVTGAYHLYEAARKNGVKRIIFASSNHVTGFYRVGEQVKPEDPYRPDSFYGLSKCYIELLGRYYADKYGISSINIRIGNFSGADRPLSERASHIWISSRDMVQLTVCCIEADPSIDFLSLYGTSANTSNYYDIGYLEDLIGYKPEDNAAALLEEEIRLGTLPQNNIPFQGGMHAITSHTEDGRK
- a CDS encoding GNAT family N-acetyltransferase produces the protein MLEIREIQAEDTYGIRHQVLRPNQTIEDCKYDGDFDLDTFHVGAFLDEELVSIASFYRESSPGFPEVLQYRLRGMATLEHVRNQKAGSSILHFAERILEKREASLWWCNARVSVSDYYKKLGLHEYGEVFEIEPIGPHKLMYKKLYRL
- a CDS encoding CC/Se motif family (seleno)protein produces the protein MDILVSVHDNVKNWMKEKGEILTISKININACCMRYADAQISYKAPEKENYYHIQQDDLSIYIEKGLQFKDNRLTLSLMGIGPFKSIILDGLKRY
- a CDS encoding DinB family protein, with the translated sequence MKPFIFTQLQFVRTQTLKELAGVDEQLSEIIPASSNNNIKWNAGHICFIQEKLAFFHSGETMQIPENFKVLFSPGTKPNRELDYPALKEIIDLLENQLVRIEQTFQHRLNENVSDPYTTSKGLYLSRVEEFLSFCLYHEGMHLEKIKMIIKLI
- a CDS encoding metal-dependent hydrolase; the protein is MKILRLGHAMYCFTSNSGTKVLVDPFFDMNPGCPSEYQTEEFMKSIQLVALTHGHFDHTSGLDKLVAVNPEVLIIAQYELALILLAKGMKNVIPLNVGGQFEFEDLELTMVTARHTSSYGETAGTPIYAGESSGYILDWKNDHTVYHSGDTAMMSDMKLIQDVYQPTIAVLAASGHFTMNPKEAAYAVKNLLDVDIVIPSHTFPSEKTASSKETLQGLLNAFPVVEFMIDRDKELQRLLKDYDRTRVDILGYGEEKFY
- a CDS encoding O-methyltransferase translates to MNIFSKWEAVDNYFVEKLIPHDDVLDSVLRANAEAGLPAIDVSPTQGKLLHLLAKIQGAKTILEIGTLGGYSTIWLARALPGDGRLITLEYEPKHAKVAQTNLEKAGMAHKVQILVGPALDSLPRLSSMGFDTFDLIFIDADKPNNPNYLKWSLELSRAGTLIIGDNVVRDGEVVNESSQNASVLGTRQFFDLLANEPRIQATAIQTVGSKGYDGFALGVVVKK
- a CDS encoding DUF2243 domain-containing protein, coding for MEVQKSDLKNPNRTSYLGRNVWAGILFGFGFVAFIDEAVFHQLLHWHHFYDKSTTDIGLVSDGLFHSFSWFSTIGASFMMVDLHHRHAFWLKRWFGGVLLGGGSFQLYDGTIQHKLMQIHQIRYNVDILPYDLIWNITAAAMIVYGVFLLIRTRNEAQVDGRKMIRGT
- a CDS encoding lipid II flippase Amj family protein, with amino-acid sequence MEFITEKVILIALFIFIIHSIETLAYAVRLSGARVRMIASALSLFNLMVIVSRLSNMMQQPFTGSLIDTAPKENAMSFVESQFRVLIGSSTLGTLLGILLLPTFVALFSRAIIHLSEAKGSIPAVIKLGLNLDFIVRGLNHIHLPRLSYLKDVRFIDFPFKLFIINMFITAIYTTGVLSALYAALLAPERSSTAIMASGLINGIATILLVIFVDPKISVIADNVVNNRGGYQNLKGVSLMMVSSRLLGTCLAQLLFIPGAIYVAWFTKFIA
- a CDS encoding NUDIX domain-containing protein, with protein sequence MDKPIHHLARGIFIKNNHILLAQAIGHKNTFLPGGHIELGESAKDALIREIEEELGIRCEVKKFLGLVEHKWEMNGIVHFEINQVFLVDSSELTLDLNPVSKESHIEFFWSDIHSEKFKVLQPYPIRNLLKKYLKGDRTIWWESTLNDKSDDENISEY
- a CDS encoding phosphotransferase, whose amino-acid sequence is MRDGGDLHIKNILVNDEAIVCGVIDWGDMNIGHPACDISILTAFCPLKRGNHFLIVWSSR
- a CDS encoding YrvL family regulatory protein gives rise to the protein MRENKDNNSLKDLTLTGKIIVISSLTLLIIFAIIFPIGIYFFGFAGLFSLSDVPYTSLSLLGFVIIFSILSIFLELVAKALIEVSTQYIKNIYKSFIIRMLIYCTFTWVCINAADELINALTIPLKIELVAAFLDFILEDVTKDKNAKVRRVLD
- a CDS encoding glycosyltransferase family 4 protein; protein product: MFPIKIAMIGTDKLTVPPLRGGAVEVLVDGVTPHLSKKHELTIYCITDPDLPDNEVVNGVEYIRVPRENYEYNVGIKLSEKAKNKEYYDVIHVYNRPRNLPIYKAAMPESRFIISVHNEMFREGEISSELGKLAINSVDKIMTISEYIGETIIARFPLAKIKVETVYSGIDLNRYKPIWDKEAQETRNKLRQKYGVEDKKVILFVGRLSETKGPDILIHAMKQVIKKYDDSVMVIVGSKWFGNDIIDEYGLSLRQLAESLGENKVIFTGFVPPSDIPSHYLIGDIFVCSSQWQEPLARVHYEAMGAGLPVITTNRGGNAEILEHLKNGILIEDYANPKSFADAISFLLSNEREAKRIAKVGRKFVESNFGFEHVAVRLENLYSAAMEKNKS
- a CDS encoding cytochrome c oxidase assembly protein gives rise to the protein MEHSHLFTAQDLFLTAPFLIVLAVYSLAVIKSNAHYRKWPKYRIVFWFLGIFIVMITIIGPVADRAHSNFIHHMTVHLLLGMLAPLLLALSKPITLIYRTLPVCSARELSRFLKSWPAQMYCHPIVASILNMGGLWILYTTDLFSAMHHHIFLHILVHIHVFVAGYLFTISMIYVEPVPHRYSFVFRAAISIMAFAAHGILAKYIYGHPPTGVEPLQAEAGGMLMYYGGDAVDIILISIFCYQWYKSGRPRVTISIGK